GGATCAATTATACCTGGAGTTTTTATTACAGGAGTTAAATCAACTTTACCAGGTAGAATGATAGGACAAGTTAGGGAAAATGTATATGATTCAACAACTGGAAATTATTTATTAATTCCTAAAGGAGCTAGATTACTTGGAATGTATGATGCAAATGTAACCTTTGGACAAAACCGTATTATGATAATTTGGGAAAGAATAATTTTTCCAAATGGAAAAAGTATTCAATTGGACAGATTTTCTGGAACTGATTTATCTGGATATGCAGGTGTTACAGGAAAAGTTAATAATCATTATGGAAAATTACTTACATCTGTTGTTTTATCATCAATTCTTGGAGCAGGAACAGCTATAGTAGACGACAATGATAATGATGATAAAAATTGGAAAAATGAAGCTGGACGTGGAGCAGGAGAACAGATTATTAATATAGGGTCTAAGTTTGCTGAGAAGATTATGAATATATCCCCAGAAATAACAATTTCTACAGGACAAAAGTTTAATATAATAGTTAATTCTGATTTATTATTAGAGCCTTTAGAGGAGTGATTTAATTAATGAAAAGATATACAAAAAAGTATTTAGTAATTGCAGCAATAACAATATTAATGATGTTATTAGTAACTTTGTATATAGGAAATATGTATATATATTACGCAGCAAAAGAAATAACAATAGATGATATAAAAAATCCTTTTTTTCTAATACCTTATTATGATGAATATAATTCTAATATGTTGATAAATAAAGCCTACAGATTAATGCAAGGAAGTGCATTAATTTTAATAGGAATAGTATTAGGAATTATTTTGAAATTACAAAAGGATCATAGTTACGGGACTGCTCGTTGGGGAACATTAGAAGATTTAGATTTATTAAATGTTTTAAAAGATAAATATACTGACGGAGTTATATTAGGTCTTGCAAAAGGGATTTTTAAAAAATACAAAATAATAGACAATTCAAACACTCATATAGCTTTAATCGCACCTACTCGAGCAGGAAAAGGAGTAGGTGTTATTATTCCAACGTTGTTAAATTGGAGAGAAAGTTCCGTAACGTTAGATTTAAAAGGAGAAAACTATGCTAAAACAGCAGGTTTTAGAAAAAAAGTTTTAAAACATAAGATTTTAAGATTTGCTCCACATGATGATGAAAATTCTTGTTCATATAATCCGTTAGCACAGATCAGATTAAAAACAAAATATGAATATTTAGACGCTCAAATAATAGCAGATATTCTTACTGATCCAGGCGAAAAAGAATCAAAAAACCACTGGATTACTCAAGCAACATCTTTATTAGTAGCTATAATTCTTCATACTTGTTATGAGAAAGCAGCTAAAGGAGAAGTAGCAACCTTGGGGCATGTTATGGATTTCTTTAATGACCCAAGTAAACCTATTTTAGCTAGAATTTTAGATTTAATAAAATTTCAACATAGTCAAGATTCTGAATTTTTTTATTCTTTATATGATTCAGAACAAATGAAAGGAATAAATGAAGGAACACATCCTATTGTTGCTAGAACTGCGGCAGAAATAATAAATAAAGATCCTAAAGAATCGAGTGGAATTATTTCTTCTTGTATTACGGCAATAAATTTATATAAAGATCCAGTTCTTAGAAAAAATACAACAAAGGTCGATTTCAAAATAACAGACTTAATGAATGATAAAACTCCTGTTGATTTATACATAATAATAGAAGCTGCTTCAATATCTGTTTTAGCTCCATTAGTGAGAATATTAATTACACAGATAATAGGTATTTTATGTCCAAAAATGGATAATTCAGATAAAATACCGCATAAAGATAAAATGCCACATAAATATAAAATGTTATTAATGTTAGATGAGTTTCCAGCCTTTGGAAAAATTCCTTTAATTGAAAAAGCATTAGCTTATATGGCAGGGTATGGAATGAAAGCAGTTGTTATAGCACAGGGAATTAATCAATTAAGACAGACATATGGTGATAAAAATATGATTTTAGAAAATTGTTCAACAGCAGTTTTCTATACACCACAAGCTACAGATAAAGCTACAGC
This is a stretch of genomic DNA from Cetobacterium ceti. It encodes these proteins:
- a CDS encoding type IV secretory system conjugative DNA transfer family protein, translating into MKRYTKKYLVIAAITILMMLLVTLYIGNMYIYYAAKEITIDDIKNPFFLIPYYDEYNSNMLINKAYRLMQGSALILIGIVLGIILKLQKDHSYGTARWGTLEDLDLLNVLKDKYTDGVILGLAKGIFKKYKIIDNSNTHIALIAPTRAGKGVGVIIPTLLNWRESSVTLDLKGENYAKTAGFRKKVLKHKILRFAPHDDENSCSYNPLAQIRLKTKYEYLDAQIIADILTDPGEKESKNHWITQATSLLVAIILHTCYEKAAKGEVATLGHVMDFFNDPSKPILARILDLIKFQHSQDSEFFYSLYDSEQMKGINEGTHPIVARTAAEIINKDPKESSGIISSCITAINLYKDPVLRKNTTKVDFKITDLMNDKTPVDLYIIIEAASISVLAPLVRILITQIIGILCPKMDNSDKIPHKDKMPHKYKMLLMLDEFPAFGKIPLIEKALAYMAGYGMKAVVIAQGINQLRQTYGDKNMILENCSTAVFYTPQATDKATAELISSLLGKRTIKIQNKSFKALKLDSSNISENRIARELLTAEEVMRYSDKHNLIFFKGNPTYRGLKITYYNNPHFIDKAKIKSN